The window TAAAAGCTTTGAGCCAAGGAGATGGCGGCCTTAGTGTTATTGGTGGCTCCGTAAAGTCCTTAACTTTCAGAAATCTCTTCTCCAAAACCTTcttaggaactcattagcattatCTACCCACTTCCTTGAGAAGGTTACACTGCTTGCATTTGTGCTCACCACCCTCATTTTGCTTCCTGACAGTTCCCCACAGAACTTATTGAAAAAGGAAACATACCTTAGCTATGAATGATACTGCATTCCACTGGTTAACACTGACCTCAGATTTGGGCCCATTGCTTCAAGTTACTGCACAAGTACAAATTCACCCGGTCATGGGCTCTAACTTGACTATGATGATTCGATCTTTGACCAGTAATATACAGTGAAGCTGGGCTGGTTGAATGTTTGGGGACTGATACTTGAATGCAAGCAAGGAGGCTCTGGGAGCCTAGGGCCCAagcagagagaaagcaaaaagggCAGCTACCTCTGCTGTGCCTGACTTccaagagtttctctacacgttGCTACGTATGTAGGgatgtatgtgtagtcctcaattcacatgaaggttgttcttgctcagtgcacattaatgccactttcatgggagctccctttgtgtgactgcatctgcaagggattccggagggcaaagcaccaattcagctgtttttgctgcaagaacaagaaCTGTAGGCTGCTTTGAAataccaatttgcatttctttaagatgtgagaaagtgtcaagatctgtatGTCAATGGATGGATGTAGAGGAAATTAGGATACTTTTAGTAGTAGATAAGGAACTGGTATCAAATGTGTGGATGTATTCAtgaggagcaaattgaagtgtgactgtacaAACAAGTGAAtggaaagtgggaggggggacacgtGGAATGAGGTTCACTTGGGTGTCCCTAGGTATTTAGTAAcgcgtagagagactctaagcctCTCACAGGTATCCACACTGGAAAACAATATCCAACTACATGGACCTCGGTTTGATCTAGCATGGCAATGGTTATGTTAGCTGTAGATGCATGCTAGTGTGGTGAGCTGCTGTGAAGGAACGTAAAAATGCTATCAACAAGTAAATTCAGCCACAATGTTTCACTCTACTGCCTCCCCTGAGTTGAACCAGAATTTAGGATTATTTACTATTGTGATCATCATAACAAAACTTTAATCCCCATCCATTTGGATGTTAATTAAGCTTAGCATAACTAGGGAATGGTTTCTGTATTTTGCTTGATCAGTTTTTAATGTGACATAATCACTTTTCATCCTGTACTTGCTTCATCTCATAGCTCCTTGACCTTGTTTTTCGTTTGTTTCAAACCTCCTAAACTGCATAGTAAGGATCCATTCATAGCATCTAAAGAAGTGTGCTCTATGTCACAAAAGCTGATACTGGAATACAATTTTATTTGATATGTGTGGTCCATGGAAGAGGGTGGGAAGGCCAACTCCCACTAAAGTCAATGGTAAAACTGCCACAGATTTTTAGCAGGGCTACCCAAACCTTGCAATGTTCTCCAAATATCAGGACCCCCTAGCAACATTTTATAGGCCACCAAAGACATGTTAAAATAGCAGTTCTCACATTTCAGCAACCTGACCATATACcctattttgatttttaaaatttcatgcaTCCTCAACAGCACCCACCATGTGTAGGACTGCCCCTTTACAAAGTGCATGCCAAACCATGTGTGCCCCATGAACACCTCTGTCCCCTAGTGTTCTCAAAACAACACAGTGAAAACCACATCAGCTATGCTCTAACAACAAATTTAAACATTTATGTTGTCTATACACAGCATACAAGGTCAGGTCTTAGAGGGTAGCTGATTCTATAGCGCCACAGCTCAAAAGATTCTGACCCTAAGTTCTAATAAATCTCATCTCTTGACTGGAGGAGACTTTGTACCAGAGACAGTAAGGAAAGTTAAGGGTGGGGAAAGGCCAGCAAAGCCAGAGAAACAGAGCTGTtcacaggaaaaagaaaagaccACAATTATACAAAATTTGAATTTCTTGTATTGGATTAAAAGCCACCATTAGCTATTATTGTCTATGGATTCAGAACAGCATCTCTCTAGTAGTTTAGTGATAGCCTTTGTATTGGAAAATAGATTGAAAACAAGTTCAATTTTATATCTGAAGGAACTATGATAACTGTATTAGGACAATACCTCCTTGGTACCACCAGGAGTGGTCTTGGCCACAAGGCATTTGAGACAGGTGCCCCAGGCCCTGCAGAGAGCCCCCTACACTGCAGCCAGCTGCACTAACCACAGCCCTGAAGCCCCTGCCAGCAGATTCACCACTGATCCCCTGTACTGCCCTAGATTCAGGCAGAATTGGGGGGAGAACCGTCAGCTTAAGGGTGATCAGGGGAACAACATCCTACTTTTATCACTCTCCTCCCTGCTGTTTAAGTGATTCTGAGGCCCCATCTTCAAGTTTTGCCTGAGAcctccagaatcactaagactgccacTAGGTACCACTCAGATAGTTAAAAGTTCTCAGGGCTGTGCTACAGGATCCCAGCAACCAATCAGTGCCTTTCCCAGCCAGTGCTAGGTTATCTGGAAGCTATTGTGAATGTGGATGGTGGTGACTCTATGAGCTCCTGCCCTTTGAAATGGGGAAGCTAATtctgtcccctccccaccccacagggCTCCATTTCCACATTAGATGGACCGATATGAATCAGCCCTGGCTTATGAAGGAGTAAGAGACTACCTGGAGTACCCCGTGAACTCCCTAATTTGAGAAACACTGTGTTAAAGGATGTGAAGATGCTTGGTGCGTAGATTTCATACTCAAGACAGGCATTTGTATTTGGAATAGAATGTAAGCGACATTCAGAATAATTTCATTACCTGATAATTTCTAATGAAATTGGAAGAAATTTGGCAGGAAACAAGCAATTTCACCAACATACCACAATGCATTTTATATCTATGTAACTGATAGACAAACATTTTATTACCTACAAACAGTTCAGAACTCTCCATTTCCAGATGCCATTTACCCAGAGCCTAGATACTTACATTCACAATATTCTACCCTTGCAAGTCTGTAACACTATAACTCTATGTAAACAGAAGTCCCACACAGCTGACATTTTAATTATCTGTGCACTTTGGATGCACCTCCTGGGCATTTAGATACATGAGGCTTACTGTATACACATCAGCCATACACTAATGAAAGCAATGCTGAGATTAATCTCTGATCATTAGGCAGCAGTTTCTACAAAAGGTAAAGCAGTAATTCATATTTTTGTAGCCATTTACCCCTTTCCACACCTGCTTGCCACTAATTAATTTAAGGGAAATGATAGGTGGCAATAAAATGCACTCAAAACCAATATAGTGGTGATGAACCAAACCCCTAGATCATCCATCACATGAGCTGAGACTCTCATAGCTAGGTGGTGGAGTGTGACAGACAATGCTTGCTTCATTCCAAGATCCTGGCTCTAGCCTTGGTAGAATATTCCGGAATAAAGCACTATCAGAAGAGCTTCGTCTGCGGCTGTCATGCCATGGGTCATTCTCATCTACCAGTTGATAGACAGGTGGCCTGTTTTCTTTCATACTGTGAGACCGTATGTAGTCTGGGGCATTTTCAGCAGGCTGGCAATTCATGGCTTCTTCATAGGTAGGAATAGTGCTGGCTTCCCAGGTGCTGAAACATAATCAAGAGCAAAATACAATTCTTATTTTTATGCGTTTAAAAAGGCATTTGATTGGTTAAAAAGTTTTACAAAGGCACAGACAACAATATTCGCTAGTTATATTAGAATTctgaagccacacacacacacacacacacacacacaccaggtttgggggaaaaggaagaaaagcatGTCATCACTTTTCAGAAGTTCACAAAGGACTTTTTCACATATGACATTAAAATAATTTCTGGGCTTCATGTGCACCACTGAGCACACGTGTAAATGCTTAACAAGAGGCAGAAAGTAGAAAACAACCATTTCTAAATCTAATGTACATTCTATCCACCAACTGTGCAAGCCTAAAAAGAGTTTAGCAAACagacttcaatggtcttagaatggtgtaactacAAAGGCAGGAAAGGCAAAAATGTTTTTAAGCATCATGTGTGAAGACACCCAAAAAACATGTCCCACAGCTGTCTGTGATTGCAGTTTGGTTGGATTTATAAAGTAGGTATTTTTTATATTCTGTTGGGCATTCAGTATGAAAGTTACTGTATTGCCACTGGTATTATGAAGTGCATAACCACCATTCATATATTGCTGTTCCTTTTCCATTGTGCTTTGCTAAGCAAACATGGCTTGTGTATATGTAAAGCTTTCATATAACCTTTGATCATCTCACTTCCTCTTTTTCAAGGATAACAGTTCTTGTGGCTGGGCCCTTACATTTCACCTTAACAGAAGGCTAGTCATAGAAGATACTACACCTGTGTCTCTGGATAAGGAACAAATGAAAAGTGATTTTGTTATGAAGGATTTTATCTATATTGTAGACACAGTTGCATAGTTTCAGATATAACACAAAAACACTTACTAGAAACCCTATTGGTAAGGCTAGAAAGAACAGTTTACATTCCTGAGTACaagaaacatattttaaaagctgTCATCAAGATCTGAGATGTCAGTCCTAGACAGGGCTGAAAAAATGTTTCTAGTTCTACATACCAGCATCATAATCTAGCTGTTCAATTTTCCTGGATTGTATAATGCAATGAGTTCCTGATATATGGCTTGACAGGTAGATCCTGATACGTGAAACAAAGTTGCCCAATATTCCTTACAGGAAGGGCAGGATGAAAACTTAATAACAATAGATAGATATGGCTCTGTCTTTGTTGGAGTCTGATTAAGCCCCATATTTGACAACCATATTTCCTTACAGTCAAGCACCCATCTCCAGAAGGCCTACTCCTTCCCCCACTGAACCATCCCTGATGTCAGGAGTAATTTAAAGCAGGGCTATCATTCGTATTCCAGTATCATTAGTATTCCCCTGttccctgcctctgcccccccacAGTCACTCGTCtggcaagtgggggggggaggtccagGAAACAGACCCAAGAAtgaaaaacctcctgggccagcatgcagcaggcatgcttctgctgggcacaatgacatcacttgtgtaagtgacatcatcatgcttagTAGTGGGCATGCTgctgcacttcacaggggccagttTGGGCTTAGGCTgaagtaactctggttaggatccagagcagttagccatcttagtctgtagttgaaaaatagttaagagtccagtagcacctttaagactaaccaactttattgtagcataagcttttgagaaccacagcatgcatctgacgaagagagctgtggttctcgaaagcttatgctacaataaatttggttagtcttaaaggtgctactggactctttactatctggttaggattgcactgaaagtctatcactctctctttctcattgTTAAGCTGTAATAACCTAAAAGTTTAAATATTTGACCAATATGCTACAGCATTCAACAACTATTCTTATAACTCTAAGTTATCCCTATCAAGCACTGTTGCACAAATCTTGCTAACCTGCAAGTCTGTTTTTCAAGAGGTTCAACAGTGAAGTAGTGAAGGTCTCTGGAAAAATGGTATTGGTAGCGCCGAGAGACAATTCCAGCATTTGCTGACCAGAGTAGACCAAAAAGGAGGAGGAGCCCACCAATCCCACAACAGAAGAAGCTGATAGACCTGAGCACTGCATTAGAGGAGGAAGAACTTGTAACTTGTTCAGCTTCTGCATGAGGGATGATGTTAGGGTCACTGCTCGATGTGGCCCCCATCTCACCATCACTCCACCAAGCAAAACACAGTGTTCCTGTGACTAGCAGGATAGCTCCAGTGATGGTCACTCCATGACGCAAAGAAGCGGTAGCCATTTTATAGTCAGAGGCCTTTACAAGGAAATAGTTCTGATTCCCTGGCTCATGCTGtaacaaaaaaagggggaaagagaccATTATACCTGATATAGTCAGTATGCAGTTTACCCTACCCTCCCATGAATTCAAAAAGAGTTTAATCAGGGTTCACTGTGTGACTTTTTAAACATCCATGTCCACTTTTTGCTTACTAAGGTtcaaatttatatatttatttaaaacattttgatgcTGCTTTTCCACCAAGGTTAGGGTCCCCATAGGGTTTCCATGTCACAGCCAGCAACCCTTGGgaagaaatgggggtgggggagcttggCATGCCAGCATTGTACTGGAATCCAGTTGCACTGTAATTGACATTCTGCAAAATCTTTTTCCACGTCTCTCCCCGCCACTCCCCATTTCCTCCCAGGGGTGGGATACAAcaagatgaaaaataaaaaacaataaaacaaacttttaaaatataaagtatACAAACAATTAGACCATATGCATAGTTAAAACACACACaggaaggagggtcagtgagggaaTACCAGACAAAACAAATAAGACTTTAACTGCTGGTGGGAGACAATGATATG of the Eublepharis macularius isolate TG4126 chromosome 5, MPM_Emac_v1.0, whole genome shotgun sequence genome contains:
- the TMEM61 gene encoding transmembrane protein 61, producing the protein MATASLRHGVTITGAILLVTGTLCFAWWSDGEMGATSSSDPNIIPHAEAEQVTSSSSSNAVLRSISFFCCGIGGLLLLFGLLWSANAGIVSRRYQYHFSRDLHYFTVEPLEKQTCSTWEASTIPTYEEAMNCQPAENAPDYIRSHSMKENRPPVYQLVDENDPWHDSRRRSSSDSALFRNILPRLEPGSWNEASIVCHTPPPSYESLSSCDG